From a region of the Arachis ipaensis cultivar K30076 chromosome B09, Araip1.1, whole genome shotgun sequence genome:
- the LOC107614933 gene encoding putative ETHYLENE INSENSITIVE 3-like 4 protein yields the protein MVLIQEEMDPPYVQLSDTEDEEIDVTLTAENETIDYEDLKKRMWKDRILLQKMKEKLNMDESENKEAKQEASRKKKMSRAQDSVLKYMVKIMEVCKARGFVYGIVPEKGKPVTGSSDSLRQWWKEDIRFDQNAPTAIAKYIPLLEKGELDESSSIHLLQDLQDKTLGSLLSSLMQHCVPPQRRYPLDKGVAPPWWPNGSEAWWGEQGLLTQEHGPPPYKKPHDLKKAWKVLVLASVIKHMSPDLEKLRRLVTQSKTLQDKMTAKDSATWSKVVNKEEALLRLTNKCLKISPSLSGDDENNKEDGEGEIEVFESSPMSSVNNSVDHVLFGGGGSSSTGGSEKRKCDFDNNNNNGNNNNNDNSFVDKLLYTCQNLDCPQSDLTMGFKDKNSRMDHESMCAFRDTTLEQQGSNSNNKNLKAFHDYLSSEDRMTSVGDWMNMEVAKAKNNNNNNNNFGDTDFGDIDIMNGMEEIAGEAFGEDNLGLWQNDIEDCELLAALEMVKANSVMDSTHQNNNPPLI from the exons atgGTGCTGATCCAAGAAGAAATGGATCCTCCCTATGTTCAATTGTCCGATACAGAAGACGAGGAAATTGATGTAACCTTGACAGCAGAAAATGAAACGATAGACTATGAAGATCTGAAGAAGCGCATGTGGAAAGACCGTATCCTTCTCCAAAAGATGAAGGAGAAACTTAACATGGACGAATCTGAAAACAAAGAAGCCAAGCAAGAAGCGTCCAGGAAAAAGAAGATGTCTAGGGCACAAGACTCTGTACTCAAATACATGGTCAAGATCATGGAGGTTTGCAAAGCTCGTGGATTCGTCTATGGCATCGTTCCTGAAAAAG gTAAGCCAGTTACAGGAAGTTCGGATAGTCTGCGACAATGGTGGAAAGAAGATATTAGATTTGACCAAAATGCCCCTACAGCAATTGCAAAGTATATACCGTTACTTGAAAAGGGAGAGTTAGATGAGTCGTCAAGCATACACCTTCTCCAAGATCTTCAAGACAAAACACTAGGATCTCTTCTTTCATCACTGATGCAACACTGTGTGCCGCCACAAAGGAGGTATCCTTTGGACAAAGGTGTGGCCCCGCCGTGGTGGCCTAATGGGTCAGAGGCATGGTGGGGTGAACAGGGCCTTTTGACTCAAGAACACGGGCCACCACCGTATAAGAAACCCCATgatttgaagaaggcatggaaGGTTTTGGTTTTGGCTTCAGTTATAAAGCACATGTCCCCTGACTTAGAGAAATTGAGAAGGCTTGTGACTCAATCAAAGACCTTGCAAGATAAAATGACTGCCAAAGATAGTGCTACTTGGTCCAAAGTTGTGAACAAAGAAGAAGCTTTGTTGAGACTTACCAACAAGTGTCTCAAGATTTCCCCTTCTTTGTCCGGCGACGATGAGAATAATAAGGAAGACGGTGAGGGAGAAATTGAAGTCTTTGAGTCATCCCCAATGAGCTCTGTTAATAATTCTGTTGATCATGTTTTGTTTGGCGGTGGCGGCAGTAGCAGCACCGGAGGCAGTGAAAAAAGAAAGTGTGattttgataataataataataatggtaacaacaacaataatgatAATAGCTTTGTGGACAAATTACTATATACATGTCAGAACTTAGATTGTCCACAGAGCGATTTGACTATGGGATTTAAAGACAAGAATTCAAGGATGGACCACGAGTCGATGTGCGCTTTTCGCGATACCACTCTCGAACAACAGGGAAGTAACAGCAACAATAAGAATTTGAAGGCTTTCCATGATTACCTGTCGAGTGAGGACAGGATGACAAGTGTTGGAGATTGGATGAACATGGAGGTAGCTAAAGCcaaaaacaacaataacaataataataattttggtGACACTGATTTTGGTGATATTGATATTATGAATGGAATGGAAGAGATTGCGGGTGAAGCTTTTGGTGAGGACAATTTAGGGTTGTGGCAGAATGACATTGAAGATTGTGAGTTACTTGCGGCATTGGAGATGGTTAAAGCAAATAGCGTGATGGATTCCACTCATCAAAATAATAATCCACCATTAATATAA